In the genome of Candidatus Binatia bacterium, the window CGTCGAAGATTGCCTGGAGAAGGTGCCGAACCGATTTCAACTGGTACTGCTGGCAGCCCGGCGGGCGAAACAGTTGCTGAAAGGGGCGCGGCCGTTGGTGGATAGCGACAACAAAGAAGTGGTTGCGGCCCTGCGTGAAATCGCCGAGGGCAAGGTGACGATGAGGTACCCGGACGTGGAGGAGTCCTGAGTTTCCACGTCCTCACTGCGGAAATCCGTGTCAGCTCTGAGGCTCGCGACTCAGTATCCACGGCTGATAACTGCCGCTGAGGGCTGTTCCTCCCATGGCAGGGAAAGATCTGTACCGCGTACTGGGAGTCGAACGTAACGCCAGTGCCGAGGAAATCAAGAAAGCCTACCGCAAGCTTGCTCGTCGCCACCATCCCGACGTCAATCCCGGCAACAAAGAAGCCGAGGAACGTTTCAAAGAGATCGCACAAGCGCACGACATCCTGAGCGATCCCGAAAAACGGAAACTGTACGACGAATTCGGCCTGGACGGGGTTCAGACCGGTTTCGACCCGGCGCGCGCACGCGCACACAGCGAATGGAGCGCACGCCAGCAAGGGCCAGGTGCCGGTCCGTTTGGGGAAGGCGGATTTGGCCGATCTGGAGAGGGCGGCCGTTACGAGAACCTCGAAGATGTCTTCGGTGACCTCTTCGGACAGACCGCTCGGTCAGGACCGCAGCCTGGCCGCGATGCTGAGGCCTCCTTGAATATCGGTTTGCTTGATGCGGTGCGAGGAGTCTCCACACAGATCACCCTCGAACGAGGGGATGCCTGCGCCACCTGCCATGGCTCCGGTCATGACCCGTCATCCGAAACCGCCTGCCCCGAATGCCAAGGGCGCGGTCGTGTCCAGATCGGCCGCGGGCCGATTGCGTTCGGACGAACCTGCCCGCGCTGCCACGGTGCAGGTCGGGTCGGGATGCGGGCATGCTCCGCATGCAACGGACGGGGACAGACCTCGCACCAGGAGCGCCTCACCGTACATATTCCGGCAGGTGTGGACACTGGGTCGCGAGTCCGAGTCGCTGGCAAGGGCACACCCGGTAGCCGCGGTGGCCCGCCAGGGGATTTGTACATCATCGTCGGCGTCCGGCCACATCCGCTGCTCGAACGGCGTGGCTCGGACCTGTATCTCGACGTGCCGGTGACGGTTGGCGAGGCGGCCTTGGGTGGGGCGATCTCCGTGCCGACGCCGGATGGCGAGGTGCGTGTGAAAGTTCCTCCCGGCAGTCAAAGCGGCAAGCTGCTCCGTATCCGCGGCCACGGGGTGCCCGCCCTCAAGGGCGGAGCGCGCGGCGATCTCTACGTTCGCTTGATGGTCCAGGTGCCGGTCGACGGCAGCGAGGCAGTTCGAGAAGCCATTCGGACAGTGGAATCTGCATATGGTAAAGATCTGCGCAGTGGATTGCGCTTGTAAAGCGAAGCTGACGTCGTTGGCGTCGAGGTGACGTGTTGTGAGCCAGCACCGTTACTTGAAGGCCTGCGAGGTTGTGTCGGAGCTCCATGTCAGCATCGACTTCTTGCACGCCTTGGAGGCGGAGGATCTCATCCACCTCAAGCGCACTGCTGAGGGGGATCTGGTGATTTCCGCCGAGGATGTTGAGCGCGTGCGGCTGGTGCTGATGCTCACCGGCGAACTGGATGTGAATTTGCCCGGCGCCGAGGTGATCATCCACATGCGAGAGTCGATGCTGGCCATGCAGCGCCAATTCTCGGAAATTCTGGACGCATTGGTTGCGGAAATGCGGCGTCAGTTGGGGCGTTGAGCCGCCTGCACCAGCCGTGCAACTTGCTGGCACCGAGGAATGAGTTTACATTTTCACTGACGCCGGACCAAATGAGCGACGAACTCGACGAAAAGGATACGCCGGAACCTGCCGAGGATCTCCGGCTGGAGAATGAAGAGGACGCTGAGGAACGGCCGGAGAGGGGCGCGCTTGTCCGCTACGATCCCCTTCAACGCTACCTGTCCGAGATCCGCCGCTACGCCTTGCTGTCCCGCGAAGAAGAGCACCGCATTGCCGTCCAGTATCATGAAAACAAGGACATCGAGGCGGCGTACCGCCTGGTCACCGCAAACCTGCGGCTCGTGGTGATGATCGCGCGTGAGTATCAACACGCGGTTCGCACTTTGCTGGATCTGGTGCAGGAGGGGAACATCGGCTTGATGGAGGCGGTGAAAAAATTCGACCCCTATCGCGGTATCCGCTTCCCATCGTATGCCGTGTGGTGGATCCGCGCCTACATCATCCGGTACGTGATGAACAATTGGCGCATGGTCAAGATCGGCACCACGCAAGCGCAGCGGAAGCTCTTCTTCAATTTGCAGAAAGAAAAGGATCGCCTGGAAGCGGAAGGGTTCGTCGCCGGACCCAAGCTTTTGGCCCAACGCCTCGACGTCAAAGAGTCGGAAGTCGTGGAAATGGAGCAGCGGCTCTCCGCCCGCGATCTCTCGGTGGACACGCCGGTCGAAGCGGGGGAGAGCGCCACGATGCTCGACTTCCTGCCGAGCAAGGATGCCACGGTGGAGGATGAGGTCGCTTCCGCCGAGTCGCGCGAGCTGATTTCGCAGAAGGTCAGAGAATTCGGGGAGACGCTCACCGGCAAGGATCGCGTCATCTTCGAGGGGCGGCTGATGGCGGAGGAGCCCCTGACCTTGCAGGATATTGGCGACCGTTACGGCATCAGCCGTGAACGTGTGCGCCAGATCGAAGAACGGGTGAAGAAGAAGCTCAAGGCGTATCTCTTGGTTGAATGCAAGGACGTAGAGGACGCTGTCAACGATATCATCCGCTAGGCGACGCGCATCGCTGATCGCTGGCGCTGCCCTTGGCGAATCGCGCCACCAGCGGTTGCGGCAGTAGTATCGCAATTGTATAGTCTCGCCCGTCAAGAGGATCAAAAAAGCATGGCGCAAATACACGGTGGCCGGGTGGTGGCGAAAGCACTGAAGGCGGAAGATGTTCCCTACGTGTTTACGCTGTGCGGTGGGCACGTGATGCCGATCTACGACGGTTGTCTCGATGAAGGTATCCGGGTCGTTGACGTCCGCCACGAGCAGACGGCGGCCCATGCCGCCGATGGGTGGGCACGGGTGACGGGGCGACCGGGTGTGGCGGTGGTCACCGCCGGTCCGGGACTGACCGACGCGGTCACCGGTGTCGCCAGCGCGCAGCGCGCCAACATCCCCATGCTGATCTTCGGTGGACAAGGTCCGCGGCCCTTGGCCGACATGGGCTCGCTGCAGGACATGAACCACGTGGAGCTGATGCGGCCGATCACGAAATGGGCGGCCTCGGTGCCCGAAGGACGCCGTCTGGCCGAGTACGTCAGCACGGCCTTCCGTATCGCGACCACCAACGTGCCGGGACCCGTGTATCTGGAAATGCCCATCGACCAGCTGTTCAACGTTTACGACGAAGAACAGGTGGTCTTCCGTAGCCAGTATCGGACCGAAGCCGGCATCGCGGGCGATCCAGTCTACATCGAGCGCGCCTTTGAGTTGCTGCGTAAAGCGCAGCGGCCGATGGCCATCGTCGGCAGCCAGCTGCGCTGGTCAAAACGCCGCGAGGCCTATCCGGTGTTTGCCCAGACGTTCGGGATGCCCATCTACGTCAACGGCTTGGGGCGCGGATCGTTACCGCCCGACAATCCCTACTTCTTCTCCATGACCCGCAAGGAGGCGCTGAACCAAGCCGATGTGGTGATCATTTTTGGGACACCGCTGGATTTCCGCCTGGGGTACGGACGCGAATCCCACTTCAACCCGTCCGCCGCGATCATCCAAGTGGATCTCGACGGCGGTGAGATTGGGCGTAATCGGCCGATCGATGTGGGTATTGTTGGGGACACCGGCATCGTCATGCAGCAACTGACTGATCTGGCGACGTCGGAGGGCTTCAGCGCCGCGATGGTGAAACCGTGGCTCGATGCGATGCGCCAGCGCGAACGG includes:
- a CDS encoding thiamine pyrophosphate-binding protein; this encodes MAQIHGGRVVAKALKAEDVPYVFTLCGGHVMPIYDGCLDEGIRVVDVRHEQTAAHAADGWARVTGRPGVAVVTAGPGLTDAVTGVASAQRANIPMLIFGGQGPRPLADMGSLQDMNHVELMRPITKWAASVPEGRRLAEYVSTAFRIATTNVPGPVYLEMPIDQLFNVYDEEQVVFRSQYRTEAGIAGDPVYIERAFELLRKAQRPMAIVGSQLRWSKRREAYPVFAQTFGMPIYVNGLGRGSLPPDNPYFFSMTRKEALNQADVVIIFGTPLDFRLGYGRESHFNPSAAIIQVDLDGGEIGRNRPIDVGIVGDTGIVMQQLTDLATSEGFSAAMVKPWLDAMRQRERQKWERMRPEMESDAVPINPLRACKEIADAVGRDAIVIGDGGDFVATAASVMRIYEQGHWLDPGPLGTLGVGPGYAMAAKLAKPQSPVVIVYGDGSFGLHGLEFEAMVRQKINVVGVVGNDAGWTQIRRGQVQLYGEERAVATGLSFTRYDRVVEALGGHGEYVERPEQIRPALERALGAGKPALVNIKLGSSEFRKNAVSI
- the dnaJ gene encoding molecular chaperone DnaJ, encoding MAGKDLYRVLGVERNASAEEIKKAYRKLARRHHPDVNPGNKEAEERFKEIAQAHDILSDPEKRKLYDEFGLDGVQTGFDPARARAHSEWSARQQGPGAGPFGEGGFGRSGEGGRYENLEDVFGDLFGQTARSGPQPGRDAEASLNIGLLDAVRGVSTQITLERGDACATCHGSGHDPSSETACPECQGRGRVQIGRGPIAFGRTCPRCHGAGRVGMRACSACNGRGQTSHQERLTVHIPAGVDTGSRVRVAGKGTPGSRGGPPGDLYIIVGVRPHPLLERRGSDLYLDVPVTVGEAALGGAISVPTPDGEVRVKVPPGSQSGKLLRIRGHGVPALKGGARGDLYVRLMVQVPVDGSEAVREAIRTVESAYGKDLRSGLRL
- the rpoZ gene encoding DNA-directed RNA polymerase subunit omega, which gives rise to MARITVEDCLEKVPNRFQLVLLAARRAKQLLKGARPLVDSDNKEVVAALREIAEGKVTMRYPDVEES
- a CDS encoding chaperone modulator CbpM produces the protein MSQHRYLKACEVVSELHVSIDFLHALEAEDLIHLKRTAEGDLVISAEDVERVRLVLMLTGELDVNLPGAEVIIHMRESMLAMQRQFSEILDALVAEMRRQLGR
- a CDS encoding RNA polymerase factor sigma-32 produces the protein MSDELDEKDTPEPAEDLRLENEEDAEERPERGALVRYDPLQRYLSEIRRYALLSREEEHRIAVQYHENKDIEAAYRLVTANLRLVVMIAREYQHAVRTLLDLVQEGNIGLMEAVKKFDPYRGIRFPSYAVWWIRAYIIRYVMNNWRMVKIGTTQAQRKLFFNLQKEKDRLEAEGFVAGPKLLAQRLDVKESEVVEMEQRLSARDLSVDTPVEAGESATMLDFLPSKDATVEDEVASAESRELISQKVREFGETLTGKDRVIFEGRLMAEEPLTLQDIGDRYGISRERVRQIEERVKKKLKAYLLVECKDVEDAVNDIIR